The Stegostoma tigrinum isolate sSteTig4 chromosome 38, sSteTig4.hap1, whole genome shotgun sequence genome contains a region encoding:
- the xpnpep3 gene encoding xaa-Pro aminopeptidase 3: protein MFLKTLRNISTPVKNLSVEGCSICFHRRFSIIPSGQKNLPPRYLGQPSPFTHPHLLKTGEVTPGLSQVEYALRRHKLLSLIHKEAERLGTSDHAIIQLSHPTCYMTNDIPFPFHQNTNFLYLCGFQEPDSILLLHSIPGKSLPSHKAVLFVPRRNQSRELWDGPRSGVDGAVSLTGVDEAYTTEEFRHYMQRFKDEGCTVWYDSEPVVHPRLHVDYVQPLLAIKMQSNNKVQPVQRLIQYLRLTKSDTEIGLLKTAAKVTSEAFISTMFSTKAPVDEAYLYAKFDFECRARGADFLAYPPVVAGGNRSNILHYVENNQMIKDGEMVLLDGGCEYSGYVSDVTRVWPVNGRFTGPQAELYQAVLDVQKFCLSLCTPGISLDNIYTFMLTMLGQKLKDMGILQENCNQNDAYKAAINYCPHHVGHYLGMDVHDTPGISRSIALQPGMVVTIEPGIYIPEDNTSAPSRFRGMGIRIEDDVLITEEGPTILSADCPKELHELEQIWTDH, encoded by the exons ATGTTTCTCAAAACATTAAGAAATATCAGTACACCTGTAAAGAATCTCAGTGTTGAAG GATgcagtatctgcttccacaggaGATTTTCCATAATACCTTCAGGACAGAAGAACCTCCCCCCTCGCTACCTTGGTCAGCCTAGCCCCTTCACACACCCGCATCTCCTTAAAACAG GCGAGGTCACTCCCGGGCTGTCACAGGTTGAATATGCTCTGCGTCGACATAAACTGCTGAGCCTCATCCACAAAGAAGCCGAGAGGTTGGGGACTTCTGATCATGCCATCATTCAGCTGTCCCACCCCACCTGCTACATGACGAATGACATCCCGTTTCCCTTTCACCAGAACACAAACTTCCTCTACCTCTGCGGCTTTCAGGAGCCAGACAGCATACTGCTACTCCACAGTATTCCCGGAAAGAGCCTTCCTTCCCACAAAGCCGTCTTATTTGTGCCAAGAAGGAACCAAAGCCGAGAGCTCTGGGATGGACCACGCTCTGGGGTAGATGGTGCAGTTTCCCTCACAGGTGTGGATGAGGCCTACACTACAGAGGAATTCAGACATTACATGCAGAGGTTTAAAG ATGAAGGGTGCACGGTGTGGTACGACAGTGAGCCAGTTGTTCACCCAAGGTTGCACGTAGATTATGTGCAGCCCCTTCTAGCCATTAAGATGCAGAGCAACAACAAAGTCCAACCAGTTCAGAGACTTATTCAATATCTACGACTCACTAAGTCCGACACAGAGATTGGACTCTTGAAAACGGCTGCAAAGGTCACCTCTGAG GCATTCATCAGCACAATGTTCTCAACCAAGGCTCCAGTTGATGAGGCCTATCTTTATGCAAAG TTTGACTTTGAGTGCCGAGCTCGTGGGGCGGACTTCTTGGCCTACCCTCCGGTCGTAGCTGGTGGCAATCGCTCCAATATACTGCATTATGTGGAAAATAACCAAATGATTAAG gatggggagaTGGTCTTATTGGATGGTGGTTGTGAGTATTCTGGCTACGTCAGCGATGTCACTCGCGTTTGGCCTGTCAATGGAAG ATTCACGGGACCCCAGGCTGAGCTGTACCAGGCTGTCCTTGATGTACAGAAATTCTGCCTAAGCCTCTGCACTCCTGGTATCAGTCTGGACAATATCTACACTTTCATGCTGACCATGCTTGGGCAAAAGCTGAAAGACATGGGGATCCTGCAGGAGAACTGTAATCAAAATGATGCTTACAAG GCTGCTATCAATTACTGCCCACACCACGTTGGACATTATCTGGGAATGGATGTCCATGACACGCCAGGCATCTCCCGGTCTATAGCCCTCCAACCTGGGATGGTGGTGACAATCGAACCTG GAATCTACATCCCAGAAGACAACACATCAGCTCCATCAAGATTCCGAGGAATGGGAATTCGGATTGAGGATGATGTTTTGATAACAGAAGAGGGGCCAACTATTCTATCTGCAGATTGTCCCAAAGAATTACATGAATTAGAACAGATCTGGACTGACCATTAG